A single genomic interval of Candidatus Jordarchaeales archaeon harbors:
- a CDS encoding FKBP-type peptidyl-prolyl cis-trans isomerase translates to MRDVAQSSDVISKGDFVLVDLTGRVKDGEIFETTLKDVAEKEGIYDENEVYEPRLVVVGENWVFPEIDSTLESMKIGETKTVEIKNAFGEWKRENVKSFSVKEFLKNNINPKPGMRVRIGGRLATIKKVGGGRVRVDMNHPYAGKTIVYEVSVVKKITDNNEKIKALIKRRMPKIPLEKVKIEVGSEGKSITIEIPKETFFVDGVQFVKFGLARDLKKYIGFEEVIFIERYSEELLSGS, encoded by the coding sequence GTGAGAGATGTGGCTCAGAGCAGCGATGTTATTTCGAAAGGAGATTTCGTTCTCGTCGATTTAACCGGACGCGTAAAAGACGGAGAAATTTTTGAAACTACGTTGAAAGATGTTGCTGAAAAAGAGGGAATTTATGACGAAAACGAGGTTTATGAGCCACGATTAGTCGTTGTAGGTGAAAATTGGGTTTTCCCCGAGATTGACAGCACTCTAGAGTCTATGAAAATCGGTGAAACGAAAACCGTTGAAATAAAGAATGCATTTGGAGAGTGGAAGCGAGAGAATGTTAAATCCTTCTCTGTTAAAGAATTTTTAAAGAACAACATAAATCCAAAGCCAGGTATGCGTGTCAGAATAGGAGGAAGACTGGCAACCATAAAGAAAGTAGGAGGAGGAAGGGTTAGAGTTGACATGAATCATCCGTACGCCGGCAAAACGATAGTCTATGAAGTTTCGGTAGTAAAGAAAATCACTGATAACAATGAGAAGATTAAGGCGCTGATTAAGAGAAGAATGCCAAAAATACCCCTTGAAAAAGTGAAAATTGAGGTAGGAAGTGAGGGAAAGTCTATTACGATAGAAATACCTAAAGAGACGTTTTTTGTCGATGGAGTGCAATTCGTTAAATTCGGGTTGGCGAGAGACTTAAAAAAGTACATTGGTTTTGAGGAAGTGATATTTATCGAGAGGTATAGTGAAGAACTACTCAGCGGGTCTTAG
- a CDS encoding UPF0179 family protein, translating into MFLVPRRFLTLVGSMQAKIGFRFVHYGSAEPCNSCQLKKVCIENLEPGRIYEVVNVRELTHPCTLHENGVRAVEVILSVVPAALEPKQAVKGATIVYRDVECAYNCTNIDVCKPSALKPGDRCIVEEVNGNIVCPMGKSMKVVLLRPAE; encoded by the coding sequence GTGTTCCTAGTGCCTCGTCGCTTTTTGACACTTGTGGGTTCCATGCAAGCTAAAATTGGGTTTAGATTTGTTCATTATGGTTCTGCAGAGCCATGCAATTCTTGTCAGCTTAAAAAAGTGTGCATAGAAAACTTGGAACCAGGTCGAATTTACGAAGTCGTTAATGTGCGCGAATTAACTCACCCTTGCACTCTTCATGAAAACGGTGTTAGGGCTGTTGAAGTTATCCTCTCTGTGGTCCCAGCGGCTCTTGAACCAAAGCAAGCCGTAAAAGGTGCTACAATAGTTTATAGGGATGTTGAATGCGCATACAATTGTACAAATATCGATGTTTGTAAGCCAAGCGCGTTAAAACCTGGAGACCGTTGTATTGTAGAAGAAGTAAATGGAAATATTGTTTGTCCAATGGGAAAAAGTATGAAAGTCGTGCTTCTAAGACCCGCTGAGTAG
- a CDS encoding pyruvate kinase alpha/beta domain-containing protein: MTGTKICSVLFETPGPANTDETLKIAKEFADNNQVKDIVIASTTGNTALKALRLFSPDKFNLVVVTHSYGFVKPGEQEFDSEVRAELEKKGVKVLTCVHALSGVERAFRNKLGVWMPIDLIARTLRSILGDGFKVCVEIALMAADAGLIPIDRDVIAIGGTGRGADTAVVLRPSNTSNFLDLRVKAILCKPI; this comes from the coding sequence TTGACAGGGACTAAGATATGTAGCGTTTTGTTTGAAACACCAGGCCCTGCGAACACGGATGAAACATTGAAAATAGCTAAAGAATTTGCGGATAACAATCAAGTGAAGGATATAGTTATTGCTTCTACTACAGGGAATACTGCTCTCAAGGCGCTTAGATTGTTTTCTCCGGACAAGTTTAACTTGGTGGTGGTTACTCATAGTTACGGTTTTGTAAAACCAGGAGAGCAAGAGTTTGATAGTGAAGTTAGAGCGGAGCTTGAAAAGAAAGGTGTTAAGGTTTTGACGTGCGTGCACGCTCTTTCTGGGGTTGAAAGAGCATTTAGGAACAAACTTGGCGTCTGGATGCCGATCGACCTAATTGCTAGAACACTTAGATCCATACTGGGCGACGGATTTAAGGTTTGCGTGGAGATTGCTCTCATGGCTGCCGATGCAGGACTTATTCCAATAGATAGGGACGTAATCGCAATAGGAGGGACAGGGCGGGGGGCGGATACTGCAGTGGTTCTTAGGCCTTCAAACACGTCCAACTTCTTAGATTTACGTGTCAAGGCCATTCTTTGTAAGCCCATCTGA
- a CDS encoding homocysteine biosynthesis protein: MKVKTPHAELEKVDDKPIRSYDEINEKIKRGDVIVVTAEEMVKIVEEEGVAKAAKEIDVVTTGTFGPMCSSGAFLNFGHADPPIKMERVWINDVEAYHGGAAVDCYIGATKMSQTNPFKYGGGHVIEDLVAGKEVEVRAIAYGTDCYPRTRIETTVTIEDLNQAILCNPRNAYQRYNAATNGRDEVIYTYMGKLLPNYGNVTFSGSGCLNPLCNDPDYETIGIGTRIFLGGGIGYIIGEGTQHNPREQFGTLMVKGDLKKMSPRYLRGAAFTKYGTTMFVGVGVPIPILNQRLALKTAVSDDEITTKILDYGVPRLQRPVIREVTYSELKSGRVELNGETVKVSPLSSISMAREIAETLKKWIENGEFFLSAPVERLPRDTVFKPMKMTKEVKYVKSFMRPAVTCRSSNSIEDVAKIIVSRSVNHVVVVDEEGKLEGIVTSFDITRAVAEKKTNLAEIITRKVISISPEEPIEVASRKMKEHDISALPVIDERKKVLGIITSEDLSKLIGGE; this comes from the coding sequence GTGAAAGTGAAAACACCGCATGCAGAACTGGAAAAAGTTGACGATAAACCAATAAGAAGCTACGATGAAATAAACGAGAAAATAAAGCGGGGGGACGTCATAGTAGTTACAGCAGAAGAGATGGTTAAAATAGTTGAGGAAGAGGGAGTAGCTAAGGCTGCTAAGGAAATAGATGTGGTTACAACGGGAACCTTTGGACCGATGTGCTCGAGTGGGGCATTCTTGAATTTCGGTCATGCGGATCCGCCGATAAAAATGGAAAGGGTGTGGATTAACGATGTTGAAGCGTATCATGGAGGAGCAGCCGTGGACTGCTATATAGGCGCCACAAAGATGAGCCAAACCAACCCATTTAAGTATGGTGGAGGACACGTAATAGAGGATTTAGTGGCAGGTAAGGAGGTAGAAGTTAGGGCTATAGCGTACGGCACTGATTGTTACCCCAGGACGCGTATAGAAACCACTGTAACTATAGAAGATCTTAACCAGGCTATTCTTTGTAATCCTAGAAACGCGTATCAAAGGTATAATGCTGCAACGAACGGACGCGATGAAGTAATATACACATATATGGGGAAATTGCTCCCCAATTATGGAAACGTTACTTTTTCTGGGTCAGGTTGCCTTAACCCGCTTTGCAACGATCCCGACTATGAAACTATAGGTATTGGTACGCGCATATTTTTGGGGGGTGGAATAGGTTACATTATAGGGGAGGGAACTCAGCATAATCCACGCGAGCAATTTGGGACCTTGATGGTTAAGGGAGATCTTAAAAAGATGAGTCCTAGGTATTTGAGGGGGGCGGCTTTCACGAAGTATGGTACAACAATGTTTGTCGGGGTCGGTGTTCCCATACCTATTCTGAATCAACGCTTAGCATTGAAAACGGCTGTAAGTGATGACGAGATAACAACTAAGATCCTCGATTACGGTGTTCCAAGACTTCAGAGACCTGTCATCAGAGAGGTGACATACAGCGAGTTGAAATCTGGGAGAGTGGAACTTAATGGTGAAACCGTTAAAGTTTCTCCTCTTTCGAGCATAAGCATGGCGCGTGAAATAGCTGAAACCCTCAAGAAGTGGATAGAAAACGGGGAATTCTTCCTTTCAGCTCCTGTGGAAAGACTGCCTCGAGATACTGTCTTTAAGCCTATGAAAATGACTAAGGAAGTAAAGTACGTTAAGTCTTTTATGAGGCCGGCTGTCACGTGTAGAAGCAGTAATTCCATAGAAGATGTGGCAAAGATCATAGTTTCTAGGAGCGTCAACCACGTAGTAGTTGTAGACGAGGAGGGCAAATTGGAGGGGATAGTGACGTCTTTCGACATAACTAGAGCGGTTGCTGAGAAGAAAACAAATCTAGCGGAGATAATAACTAGGAAAGTTATCTCAATAAGTCCCGAGGAACCCATAGAGGTGGCATCTAGGAAAATGAAGGAGCATGACATTTCGGCACTTCCAGTCATAGATGAGCGGAAGAAGGTGCTTGGCATAATTACTAGTGAAGACTTGTCTAAGCTGATCGGTGGGGAGTGA
- the psmB gene encoding archaeal proteasome endopeptidase complex subunit beta — protein MQRDNSKVFMSGTTTVGIVCKDGVVLATESQATMGNIIASTSAPKIFKIADRIAVTISGSVADCQHVVDVLKANLALLKLELKRDVSVKAAARLASLILFQNRLFPYVSMLILGGVDDTGPHIFTLDPLGSIIEEDKFGATGSGSVIAFGVLEDEYKEGITVDEAVALAERAIKAARSRDTASGGPIQIFKITKNSIEELKVD, from the coding sequence ATGCAACGAGATAATTCAAAAGTTTTTATGAGTGGTACGACAACCGTCGGAATTGTATGCAAAGATGGCGTTGTGCTCGCGACGGAATCTCAAGCAACAATGGGGAATATTATTGCAAGCACTTCTGCTCCAAAGATATTCAAAATTGCAGATAGAATTGCAGTAACGATAAGTGGCTCCGTTGCAGACTGCCAGCATGTCGTGGATGTGCTAAAAGCAAACCTTGCACTCTTGAAGCTAGAGCTCAAAAGGGATGTTTCTGTTAAAGCCGCAGCCCGCCTCGCATCATTAATCCTCTTCCAAAACAGGCTCTTCCCATATGTCAGCATGTTAATCTTAGGTGGGGTGGACGACACAGGCCCCCACATATTCACCCTAGACCCCTTAGGGAGCATAATAGAAGAAGATAAGTTCGGTGCAACGGGGTCCGGCTCAGTAATAGCATTTGGAGTTTTAGAAGACGAATACAAAGAAGGCATAACCGTAGATGAAGCGGTCGCTTTAGCCGAACGAGCAATAAAAGCGGCCAGATCACGCGATACGGCGTCAGGAGGCCCCATCCAGATATTTAAGATAACCAAAAATAGCATTGAGGAATTAAAAGTGGATTAA
- a CDS encoding NAD(P)-dependent glycerol-1-phosphate dehydrogenase, translated as MTLFFSKHLRGVDDALTVLQVRLPVHKMELPRKIVVGRDVIYMVGDVCKKLGLMGSALIVSGPKTSKIAGEKVSTSLYDAKISSQIVIIEESTMKEVEKVRAISKKVRPQLIIGVGGGKSIDVAKLSAHLEGLPFISVPTAASHDGIASPRASIKDTGIPHSLEAATPIAIIADTNIIGSSPYRLTAAGCGDVIANITSVKDWELAYKLRNEYFGEYAASLAKLSGELILQNAHLIARRTENSLRTVIEALISSGVSMGIAGSSRPTSGAEHMFSHALDMIAPKPALHGEQCGVGAIMMMYLHGGDWQAIRDALKTIGAPVTAKELGIDAEYIIEALCIAHKIRPERYTILGEKGIDREAAIRLATITGVIT; from the coding sequence GCTTTGACTGTTCTTCAAGTTCGCCTGCCAGTTCACAAAATGGAACTTCCGAGGAAAATCGTTGTTGGACGCGACGTCATATACATGGTTGGAGACGTTTGTAAGAAGCTCGGATTAATGGGATCTGCTCTTATCGTTTCTGGTCCAAAAACTAGTAAAATAGCAGGCGAAAAAGTCTCCACCTCGCTTTATGATGCAAAAATTTCGAGCCAAATTGTAATTATAGAAGAATCCACAATGAAGGAAGTTGAAAAAGTTAGGGCAATATCTAAGAAAGTTAGGCCTCAGTTAATAATAGGTGTGGGAGGTGGGAAGAGCATAGATGTAGCTAAGCTCTCTGCACACCTTGAAGGACTGCCATTCATAAGTGTTCCAACAGCCGCTTCTCACGATGGGATAGCTTCCCCTAGAGCAAGCATCAAGGACACAGGTATACCTCATTCTCTCGAAGCGGCAACACCTATTGCCATAATTGCCGATACTAACATAATAGGGAGCTCACCGTATAGGTTAACGGCTGCCGGCTGCGGCGATGTTATTGCAAATATAACTTCGGTTAAAGATTGGGAGCTGGCGTATAAGTTAAGGAACGAGTATTTTGGCGAGTATGCTGCCTCACTTGCGAAACTTAGCGGTGAGCTTATCCTTCAAAATGCTCATCTTATTGCTCGACGAACTGAGAATAGCCTTAGAACAGTCATAGAAGCCTTGATAAGCAGTGGCGTCAGCATGGGAATTGCCGGCAGCAGTCGTCCAACTAGTGGTGCGGAGCACATGTTCAGCCATGCGTTGGATATGATTGCTCCAAAACCTGCTCTCCACGGAGAACAATGCGGGGTAGGAGCGATAATGATGATGTACCTCCATGGGGGTGACTGGCAGGCGATTAGAGACGCACTGAAAACTATAGGCGCTCCTGTGACGGCGAAAGAATTAGGTATAGACGCAGAATATATAATTGAAGCTCTATGTATCGCGCATAAGATAAGGCCGGAAAGATACACTATTCTTGGGGAAAAAGGTATAGATAGAGAAGCTGCTATAAGACTTGCAACAATAACTGGCGTAATAACTTAA
- a CDS encoding 4Fe-4S binding protein produces MRVRFSTDKIKEAVTADVILETGVRINILSAMLNERGGEVLLEVPDDKAKEVQDAFKRHGVDVEEDRKRVEILKDRCVNCGSCYSLCPVDAIRLDPKTFEIDLIKELCIGCMRCIDACPLEAIVRVK; encoded by the coding sequence ATGCGAGTTAGGTTTAGCACGGACAAGATTAAGGAAGCGGTTACAGCAGATGTAATCCTGGAAACAGGGGTGCGTATAAATATACTCAGCGCTATGCTTAACGAGCGAGGGGGAGAAGTGCTGCTTGAAGTGCCAGATGATAAGGCGAAAGAAGTGCAGGATGCTTTCAAACGGCATGGTGTGGATGTTGAAGAAGACAGGAAACGCGTGGAAATTCTTAAGGATCGTTGCGTAAATTGCGGTTCATGTTACTCCCTCTGCCCCGTTGACGCCATACGACTTGACCCGAAAACCTTCGAAATAGACCTAATCAAAGAACTGTGCATTGGATGCATGAGGTGCATCGACGCATGTCCGCTTGAAGCAATAGTTAGAGTCAAATAG
- a CDS encoding helix-turn-helix domain-containing protein → MTEKVVSLIASRLGLKDNEARVYEILLSYRVLTAGEISYYTSFPISEVNAILHSLINKGLVIRIPGVVEKYMLITPFKVFFETAGETSKVARGVEERLEKYSEVIKTDLGSFIESFKSKLESFVSRETQNIKSKAGETSALLEALTTQEKAKLGDAAKDVDSCFEVELETHRKLSEDLLANFRGEVEKKIEDSLKKVEGSVKQSAVKALSAFTSTMGDLSAQLGSFEKKILNEITVISKEVDSLPEKIAEKITDAKKEFDTKVRNVLESSKEQTSSVVNALKNEINEHVKAVERLTFESIRRDALKLREHVEKIGRELETFINDSTSNTAKSVSSIYTAVSKPLRSLKVEYEREMQKILEQMGRLTDSSVRRFSSIIDETKTKVAEQIKSYVELQKDVLDEFKSKIDGHILSSIKEFSTASSSIKERFKEVVMEEKSTTSKVFEWTREVVKSLILEHTDVVKSTLREIEKKLHDALIMESESEEKDYSKFKDTFSSMLEVSKREILEVAKVTSRSVLREIHTQTDVIISELRKLREKVFENIKEELRKIKWEAEEARRSVERLLSQRVAYMEEQAELMRQRLDETIKKKLEEINSNFGVIRAGFLEVMDGILARFAEIVEETKNSFSLSINSQFSFFKESLEKLDLALTEELKQQVEAAKAEANEFLLSFSKELEGRILKVEELTKQIIDNIEGTFKKQEKISRNLRNTVSSYFVQELRRYIDAFSNTTLLLNERLTSLLDARIKTLERLRSRLEKEISSLIASKEELIEEKNASLRDTVDAHISERYKEYTELLENTIREIEKMLYEHVERFKGHMEEVSRKLAETVRETLGKISKISDSSTRELAALLSVEQETVVNETKNLIEEANKTFEQYVRALRNSIATCLDNLVEEVAKQIESLKDKRDYLATALKGSMIASIEQFETTLKELESDLTLGMEGELKKVDSLTAQLEVRLQSLLDKLKSDGWAYSDYLLEESANILKRSAESVRTILESASRKITEIIVEDKKVLGSKTDEARNLIEGITKETIEEIESAARRIHDEITILVSRYREETEKIMHETRKRIVSEFKRCVEKQEKDVEDVSRNITEMLAQLVESYEKMLKEFSNDLSVHVSEFYKRVVENVRGTTDTLCESIRKLLEELKYTEEIMQLTWSEVTKAPLALEKTSFVVTREAARVRVKDMVARAKKSLVVVAPNLEELPVQEILELKPSVRVYLFTDFELPRQIDTLRSLVSKSGVRLWRREEKEFFICLRDDEEMFIAPVSKEEPLVAVVSEEQSYIEAYKRSLLPLIRSTSKEVRLEDIQSAK, encoded by the coding sequence TTGACCGAGAAGGTTGTGTCACTTATTGCTAGTAGGCTTGGACTTAAAGATAATGAAGCCAGGGTCTATGAAATACTTCTTTCTTATAGGGTTCTTACAGCAGGAGAGATATCGTACTACACGTCTTTTCCAATATCCGAAGTTAATGCAATTCTCCACTCTCTCATAAACAAGGGGTTAGTTATTCGTATACCGGGAGTTGTCGAAAAATACATGCTCATTACTCCTTTTAAGGTGTTTTTCGAGACTGCTGGTGAGACTTCGAAAGTTGCTAGAGGAGTAGAGGAGAGACTGGAGAAGTACTCGGAAGTTATTAAAACAGACTTGGGAAGCTTCATTGAAAGTTTTAAGTCCAAACTAGAAAGTTTTGTGAGCAGAGAAACGCAGAATATAAAAAGTAAAGCCGGTGAGACTAGTGCTCTCTTGGAAGCGCTGACTACACAAGAAAAGGCGAAATTGGGTGACGCAGCAAAAGACGTAGATTCTTGCTTCGAAGTAGAGTTAGAAACACATAGAAAACTTAGTGAAGATTTATTGGCCAACTTTAGAGGTGAAGTAGAAAAGAAAATAGAAGATTCCTTAAAAAAAGTAGAGGGCTCTGTCAAACAGAGCGCGGTAAAAGCGTTGAGCGCCTTTACATCCACTATGGGTGACTTGAGCGCTCAGTTAGGGAGTTTTGAAAAGAAGATATTAAACGAGATTACCGTGATATCGAAGGAAGTTGACTCGCTTCCGGAAAAAATTGCTGAAAAAATAACTGATGCCAAGAAAGAGTTCGATACTAAAGTAAGAAACGTTTTAGAGAGTTCCAAAGAGCAAACTTCGAGTGTTGTAAACGCGTTAAAAAATGAGATTAACGAGCATGTGAAGGCTGTGGAAAGGCTTACGTTTGAAAGCATTAGAAGGGACGCCTTAAAGTTGAGGGAGCATGTTGAAAAAATAGGACGAGAGCTAGAGACGTTTATAAATGATTCGACGTCAAATACCGCGAAAAGCGTTTCATCCATTTACACGGCGGTTTCAAAACCTCTTCGATCCTTAAAGGTAGAGTATGAAAGAGAGATGCAAAAAATTTTAGAACAGATGGGTAGACTCACGGATAGCAGCGTTCGCCGTTTTTCTTCGATTATTGATGAAACGAAAACTAAAGTGGCTGAGCAGATTAAGTCATACGTTGAACTCCAAAAGGATGTTTTAGACGAATTTAAGTCAAAAATAGATGGACATATATTATCCAGTATTAAAGAGTTCAGTACGGCTTCTTCTTCGATAAAGGAGCGTTTCAAAGAAGTTGTAATGGAGGAGAAAAGTACTACAAGTAAAGTTTTTGAGTGGACAAGAGAGGTGGTTAAGTCACTTATTCTGGAGCACACTGACGTGGTAAAGAGCACTTTAAGGGAGATTGAAAAGAAACTTCACGACGCATTGATCATGGAAAGTGAAAGTGAGGAAAAAGATTACTCCAAATTCAAAGACACATTCTCTTCCATGCTGGAAGTTTCTAAGCGAGAAATACTGGAAGTAGCAAAAGTAACGTCTAGAAGCGTGCTCAGAGAGATACATACTCAGACGGATGTAATTATAAGTGAACTGAGAAAGTTAAGGGAGAAAGTTTTCGAAAATATTAAGGAAGAATTGAGGAAAATCAAGTGGGAGGCTGAGGAGGCAAGGAGGAGCGTTGAAAGGCTTCTATCTCAACGTGTCGCATACATGGAGGAACAAGCTGAGCTCATGAGGCAACGATTAGACGAAACAATCAAAAAGAAGCTCGAGGAGATAAACTCCAATTTTGGAGTTATAAGGGCAGGATTTCTTGAAGTGATGGACGGAATATTGGCTAGGTTTGCCGAAATTGTGGAAGAAACCAAGAACAGTTTTTCGCTATCAATTAATTCTCAATTCTCTTTCTTTAAGGAGAGCCTCGAGAAACTTGACCTAGCGCTCACAGAAGAACTGAAACAGCAAGTGGAAGCCGCCAAAGCGGAGGCCAACGAGTTTCTCTTAAGTTTTTCGAAAGAGTTGGAGGGAAGAATCCTAAAGGTGGAGGAGCTCACGAAGCAAATCATCGATAACATAGAGGGCACATTTAAAAAGCAGGAGAAGATTAGTAGGAACCTTAGAAACACAGTTTCGTCTTACTTTGTCCAAGAGTTGAGACGATACATAGATGCGTTCTCTAATACTACCCTACTGCTTAACGAGCGTTTGACTTCGCTCTTAGATGCGAGAATAAAAACCCTGGAAAGACTTAGAAGCAGGCTCGAAAAGGAAATTTCATCTTTAATTGCTAGCAAAGAGGAGCTAATAGAGGAGAAAAATGCCAGTTTAAGAGACACAGTGGATGCGCACATTTCGGAGAGATACAAAGAGTATACAGAGTTGCTGGAAAACACTATTAGGGAAATTGAAAAGATGCTTTACGAGCATGTAGAGCGATTCAAAGGTCACATGGAGGAGGTTTCAAGGAAGCTGGCAGAAACCGTCAGGGAAACTCTGGGAAAGATATCTAAGATTTCCGATAGTAGCACAAGGGAGTTGGCGGCTTTGCTGAGCGTTGAACAAGAAACCGTTGTTAACGAAACGAAAAATTTGATTGAGGAAGCAAATAAGACATTTGAACAATATGTTAGAGCTCTGAGAAATAGCATTGCAACTTGTCTAGATAATTTAGTGGAAGAAGTGGCGAAACAGATAGAGAGCCTGAAAGATAAAAGGGATTATCTTGCGACAGCATTGAAAGGCAGTATGATAGCGAGTATTGAACAATTTGAAACTACACTTAAAGAATTAGAGAGCGATTTAACTTTAGGCATGGAAGGTGAATTAAAGAAAGTTGATTCATTGACTGCACAGCTAGAAGTAAGGTTGCAATCTTTGCTTGATAAGCTGAAAAGTGACGGATGGGCATATTCGGATTACTTACTAGAAGAAAGCGCAAATATACTTAAGAGAAGCGCTGAAAGTGTGAGAACTATTCTGGAGTCTGCAAGTCGAAAAATTACTGAAATCATAGTGGAAGACAAAAAGGTTTTGGGTTCGAAGACTGATGAAGCAAGAAACTTGATTGAAGGAATAACGAAGGAGACAATAGAAGAAATTGAGAGCGCGGCGCGTAGAATACATGACGAGATAACTATTCTCGTAAGTAGGTATCGTGAAGAGACGGAAAAAATTATGCATGAAACCAGGAAGCGCATAGTTAGTGAGTTTAAAAGATGCGTTGAAAAACAAGAGAAGGACGTTGAGGATGTTAGCCGCAACATAACGGAAATGCTTGCCCAGTTAGTGGAGAGCTACGAAAAAATGCTGAAGGAGTTCAGCAACGATTTGTCGGTTCATGTAAGCGAGTTCTACAAGAGAGTGGTTGAGAACGTAAGAGGAACAACGGATACTCTATGTGAAAGCATCAGAAAGTTGCTAGAGGAGTTAAAGTATACTGAGGAAATTATGCAACTAACGTGGAGCGAAGTAACAAAAGCGCCTTTGGCTTTAGAAAAAACCTCGTTCGTAGTGACACGAGAAGCGGCGCGCGTACGAGTAAAGGACATGGTGGCACGGGCTAAAAAGTCACTAGTAGTTGTGGCTCCTAACCTGGAGGAGCTCCCGGTGCAGGAAATACTAGAATTGAAGCCTTCGGTAAGAGTATATCTGTTTACAGATTTCGAATTACCAAGGCAAATTGACACGTTGAGGAGTTTGGTGAGTAAAAGTGGTGTGCGTTTGTGGAGAAGAGAAGAAAAGGAATTTTTCATATGTCTGCGAGACGATGAAGAAATGTTTATCGCTCCAGTGTCAAAAGAGGAGCCTTTAGTAGCTGTGGTGAGTGAAGAACAAAGTTACATCGAAGCGTATAAACGTTCACTGCTACCTCTCATTAGGTCAACGTCCAAAGAAGTGAGATTGGAAGATATACAGAGCGCCAAGTGA